The Malus domestica chromosome 13, GDT2T_hap1 genome includes a window with the following:
- the LOC103452075 gene encoding small heat shock protein, chloroplastic-like produces MSQAVSNVSPFFPLSSVKTRNVRYPVFSKPINGGGCFSHSSKNSLKAMAGDARDNLDHMQRATKLQQQQAQPRKRAAPAPPIGLWDRFPTAKTVQQMMETMEGLMDDPFAYSGGYRTPVPSETGGYSRGRTPWEIKEGEDAYKVRFDMPGMTKEDVKVWVEEKMLVVKAEKAVKKTENGAVVEENGEEWSAKSYGRYSSRIALPENIQFEKIKAEVKDGVLYITIPKASMTSKILDINVC; encoded by the exons ATGTCTCAGGCCGTATCCAATGTCAGCCCCTTTTTCCCACTGTCATCTGTGAAAACCAGAAATGTGCGATACCCTGTTTTCTCAAAACCAATTAATGGTGGCGGATGTTTTAGCCACAGTAGTAAGAACAGCCTTAAGGCCATGGCAGGCGATGCAAGAGACAACCTTGACCACATGCAGAGGGCCACCAAGCTCCAACAACAGCAGGCCCAGCCTAGAAAGAGAGCTGCCCCAGCGCCGCCCATCG GGTTGTGGGACCGGTTTCCAACGGCCAAGACGGTGCAGCAGATGATGGAGACGATGGAGGGTCTGATGGACGACCCGTTTGCCTACTCCGGCGGGTACAGGACGCCAGTCCCGAGCGAGACGGGCGGGTACAGCAGGGGAAGGACGCCGTGGGAGATCAAAGAAGGTGAGGATGCTTACAAGGTGAGATTCGACATGCCCGGGATGACAAAAGAGGACGTGAAGGTGTGGGTGGAGGAGAAAATGCTGGTTGTGAAGGCCGAGAAGGCGGTCAAGAAGACGGAAAATGGGGCGGTGGTGGAAGAAAACGGGGAGGAGTGGTCAGCCAAGAGCTATGGGAGGTACAGCAGTAGAATAGCGTTGCCGGAGAATATTCAGTTTGAGAAGATTAAGGCTGAGGTTAAAGATGGGGTCTTGTACATTACCATTCCAAAGGCGTCCATGACTTCCAAGATTTTGGACATCAACGTTTGTTGA